One stretch of Salvia splendens isolate huo1 unplaced genomic scaffold, SspV2 ctg723, whole genome shotgun sequence DNA includes these proteins:
- the LOC121791108 gene encoding uncharacterized protein LOC121791108 has translation MDCGSSLPYIWCFEALACSNRVDASLLLDLLRKTPQISKDIGKNAREWGSLKFLESLSIHGARANSVSSSSREKVIIDPSDRCEDVLRRILSEKTLSDLKAAGPEISKWDLKPFIEHKKSNLPRYALKQLKDAILTGSPSIPSYIREQSGLPVGSHAEPQAPAEDGNCYGSSPGAESHTDDGSLLPRDLPDENLVPRKKRSSESPAEQLCITCISPVKKNKVSHCDNGRNNKPEEQQRQEQNIEGEGGKNEAHDLKTTNDDVKLKIVNSGAQNILADASKRYSAEKCSLEKETCVEVMKQNGSAGNGNSQGNSIKELHILPHHGTEVLNEKFDVAMQNNDDETRENDMKSFHGLKSINEDIHKDDQNVHRTVTTVGEAEAGVHISSDNDGYQDEEAAISTQKETFLSYHLTCSQNSLATNDGRELHFCMKCHMAGESGHMLSCISPTCPIMIHESCLDSDVSFDTRETFYCPFCAYSRSISKYMEVKKSAFLARKDLATFFSLGPQNEPNIQTCRSVGLDGNCLKQNEGLPKSNEPKEINVVEKVNDHQETKKLEHEQAGNSKLHSDFSPPFGRKTSDSTDILVHSFKTVKQDTKGSRRKSLRLAGCRPKPIAAEAVHNSPSETVASVTSGSVKHADVKSRKGVPRPSETNLPCEHKCSQSSQSNNADELSEEENEDSGPSKFCLRFRKQKGQNLRPAIPQLKRRKLWWTSEEEDKLKEGVLKNHHTGFSIPWTTILEHGKCTFHPSRTPVDLKDKWRNMCKANSKSKMRVC, from the exons ATGGACTGTGGATCGTCTCTTCCGTATATATGGTGCTTCGAGGCATTGGCATGCTCTAATCGTGTGGATGCATCTCTTTTACTAG ATTTGCTTAGGAAGACACCACAAATAAGCAAGGATATTGGGAAAAATGCAAGGGAATGGGGGTCACTGAAATTTCTAGAGAGTTTATCCATTCATGGAGCTCGTGCAAATTCTGTATCTTCTTCCTCGAGGGAAAAAGTTATAATTGATCCATCTGACCGTTGTGAAGATGTACTGCGACGAATATTGAGCGAG AAAACTTTATCTGATCTGAAAGCTGCTGGACCAGAGATATCAAAGTGGGATCTCAAGCCCTTCATAGAACATAAAAAATCTAACTTGCCTAGATATGCTCTGAAACAG CTGAAGGATGCAATTCTTACAGGAAGCCCATCTATTCCGTCATATATAAGAGAACAAAGTGGTTTGCCAGTTGGGAGTCACGCGGAGCCTCAAGCCCCAGCAGAAGATGGTAATTGCTATGGAAGTTCGCCTGGAGCCGAAAGCCACACTGATGATGGTAGCCTTTTGCCAAGGGATTTGCCTGATGAAAACTTAGTACCAAGGAAAAAGAGATCCAGTGAAAGTCCAGCTGAACAGTTGTGTATAACCTGCATAAGCCCCGTCAAGAAGAATAAGGTTTCTCATTGTGACAATGGGCGGAATAACAAACCTGAGGAGCAGCAGAGGCAAGAACAGAACATTGAAGGAGAAGGTGGCAAGAATGAAGCCCATGACCTCAAAACAACTAATGATGATGTCAAATTGAAAATTGTCAATAGTGGAGCTCAAAATATTTTAGCAGATGCATCTAAAAGATACAGTGCAGAAAAGTGCAGCTTAGAGAAAGAAACTTGTGTGGAGGTCATGAAGCAAAATGGGTCTGCTGGGAATGGTAATAGCCAGGGTAATTCAATAAAGGAGCTTCACATTTTGCCCCATCATGGTACTGAAGTGCTGAATGAAAAATTTGATGTGGCAATGCAAAATAACGATGATGAAACCAGAGAAAATGACATGAAAAGTTTCCATGGGCTCAAATCGATTAACGAGGACATTCATAAGGATGACCAAAATGTTCATAGAACTGTCACAACTGTTGGTGAAGCTGAAGCTGGTGTACATATTTCCAGTGATAATGatggatatcaggacgaggaggcaGCTATTTCCACACAGAAGGAAACATTTTTGAGCTATCATTTGACATGTAGTCAAAATTCATTAGCAACAAACGATGGAAGAGAACTACAtttttgtatgaaatgtcaCATGGCTGGAGAATCTGGACATATGTTGTCTTGTATTTCTCCTACCTGCCCTATAATGATTCATGAAAGCTGTTTGGATTCAGATGTGAGCTTTGACACAAGGGAGACATTTTACTGCCCGTTTTGTGCATATTCTCGGTCAATATCCAAGTATATGGAAGTTAAGAAATCTGCCTTCTTGGCAAGAAAGGACCTTGCAACATTTTTTTCCTTGGGGCCGCAAAATGAACCAAACATACAGACCTGTAGATCAGTTGGGTTGGATGGAAATTGTTTGAAACAAAATGAAGGGTTGCCTAAAAGTAATGAACCGAAAGAGATAAATGTTGTGGAGAAGgtcaatgatcatcaagaaacGAAGAAACTGGAACATGAGCAGGCAGGGAATTCAAAGTTACATTCTGATTTCAGCCCTCCCTTTGGAAGAAAAACATCAGACTCAACTGATATATTAGTTCATAGTTTTAAAACGGTTAAGCAAGATACGAAAGGATCTAGGCGAAAATCCCTACGCCTGGCAGGTTGCAGACCGAAACCCATTGCTGCAGAGGCAGTTCATAACTCTCCGAGTGAAACTGTGGCCTCAGTGACAAGTGGGAGTGTAAAGCATGCTGATGTCAAATCCAGAAAGGGAGTTCCACGCCCATCAGAAACAAATTTACCTTGCGAGCATAAATGCTCACAAAgctcgcaatcaaataatgcagatgAATTATCTGAAGAAGAGAATGAGGATTCTGGACCTTCCAAGTTCTGTTTAAGGTTTCGAAAACAAAAAGGGCAAAA CTTACGCCCAGCAATTCCTCAATTGAAGAGGAGAAAACTCTGGTGGACAAGTGAAGAAGAGGACAAATTGAAG GAGGGGGTGCTTAAAAACCATCACACTGGTTTTAGCATCCCATGGACAACGATTTTGGAACATGGTAAATGTACGTTCCACCCAAGTCGTACTCCCGTGGACCTCAAAGATAAATGGAGGAACATGTGTAAGGCCAACTCAAAATCCAAGATGAGAGTTTGCTGA